In the genome of Myxococcus guangdongensis, one region contains:
- a CDS encoding class I SAM-dependent methyltransferase produces MSSFHEHHGQQKSFFEVDPARVATRVFGHPSFPRTMQCKFAFLAHTLAGCRKVLEVGVGKGLQLTYFLDRMPEDCQYTGVDIAEAPLREARERLAPHLQSRVTLQAAVGERLPFEDRSFDAVFCVDVLHHAASQPSMLAEMRRVVRAGGHVICVEPNPLHPANLMYLRDPIEKGLFQLTPDNAREWTRHAGLEQLRLENLPVFFPSFPGVLENAYGVMERVLARVPVLNRFSTTRVLRASRPEEPRG; encoded by the coding sequence GTGAGCTCATTCCACGAGCATCACGGACAGCAGAAGTCCTTCTTCGAAGTGGACCCCGCCCGCGTCGCGACACGCGTGTTCGGGCACCCCTCCTTCCCGCGGACGATGCAGTGCAAGTTCGCGTTCCTCGCGCACACGCTCGCCGGCTGTCGCAAGGTGCTCGAGGTCGGCGTGGGCAAGGGCTTGCAGCTCACATACTTCCTGGACCGCATGCCCGAGGACTGTCAGTACACCGGCGTGGACATCGCCGAGGCCCCCCTGCGCGAGGCCCGGGAGCGGCTGGCGCCCCACCTCCAATCCCGCGTGACGCTCCAGGCCGCGGTCGGTGAGCGGCTCCCCTTCGAGGACCGTTCCTTCGACGCCGTCTTCTGTGTGGATGTCCTCCACCACGCGGCGTCCCAGCCCTCCATGCTCGCCGAGATGCGCCGCGTCGTCCGCGCCGGAGGCCACGTCATCTGCGTGGAGCCCAACCCGCTCCACCCAGCAAACCTCATGTACCTGCGCGACCCCATCGAGAAGGGGCTCTTCCAGCTCACGCCCGACAACGCACGTGAGTGGACACGGCACGCGGGGCTCGAACAACTGCGGCTGGAGAACCTCCCGGTGTTCTTCCCCAGCTTCCCAGGGGTCCTGGAGAATGCCTATGGGGTGATGGAGCGGGTGCTCGCGCGCGTCCCCGTGCTCAACCGCTTCTCCACCACACGCGTCCTCCGCGCCTCGCGGCCCGAGGAGCCGCGGGGCTGA
- a CDS encoding glycosyltransferase encodes MSQSAPRIAVILPCHNEAPAIRETVLAFRQALPSAAIFVYDNASTDDTSEVARAAGALVRGESRRGKGNVIRRAFADVDADVYVVADGDGTYDASMAGRLVSLLSEECLDMVIGTRIHHEKAAYRMGHVAGNWLFNQVVARLFDKGQSDIFSGYRILSRRFVKSFPCMSEGFEIEAEMSIHALQLRMPVREVPTRYSKRMEGTASKLNTWRDGFRILSHILRLQRLHRPRQFFGTLGLSTILLAVLLAVPVFMTFLQTGQVPRFPTAILAMGMVLFGSLLAFLGLVLESTSQLALETKRLSYLAIPPSPGANASQQASVAQVG; translated from the coding sequence ATGTCCCAGTCAGCTCCGCGCATCGCGGTCATTCTCCCCTGCCACAACGAGGCGCCCGCCATCCGGGAGACCGTGCTCGCATTCCGCCAGGCGCTCCCGTCCGCCGCCATCTTCGTCTACGACAACGCGTCGACAGATGACACGAGCGAGGTGGCCCGCGCCGCGGGAGCGCTCGTGCGCGGCGAGTCCCGACGCGGCAAGGGCAACGTCATCCGACGCGCGTTTGCGGACGTGGATGCGGACGTCTACGTGGTGGCGGATGGCGATGGAACGTACGACGCCTCGATGGCGGGACGGCTCGTGAGCCTGCTCTCGGAGGAGTGCCTGGACATGGTCATCGGTACGCGCATCCACCACGAGAAGGCGGCGTACCGCATGGGCCACGTGGCCGGAAACTGGCTCTTCAACCAGGTGGTGGCCCGGCTCTTCGACAAGGGCCAGTCCGACATCTTCTCGGGCTATCGCATCCTGTCCCGCAGGTTCGTGAAGTCGTTCCCCTGCATGTCGGAGGGCTTCGAAATCGAAGCGGAGATGAGCATCCACGCGCTCCAGCTCCGCATGCCCGTGCGCGAGGTCCCCACCCGCTACTCGAAACGGATGGAGGGAACCGCCAGCAAGCTGAACACCTGGCGGGATGGCTTCCGCATCCTCTCTCACATCCTCCGACTGCAGCGGTTGCACCGCCCCCGCCAGTTCTTCGGGACCCTGGGCTTGAGCACCATCCTCCTCGCGGTGTTGCTGGCCGTTCCCGTCTTCATGACGTTCCTCCAGACAGGTCAGGTGCCGCGCTTCCCCACGGCCATTCTGGCCATGGGCATGGTGTTGTTCGGCTCGCTGCTGGCCTTCCTCGGGCTGGTGCTGGAGAGCACCAGTCAGCTTGCCCTCGAGACCAAGCGGCTGAGCTATCTCGCCATCCCGCCTTCCCCGGGGGCCAATGCATCACAACAGGCCTCCGTCGCGCAGGTGGGCTGA